From the genome of Novipirellula aureliae, one region includes:
- a CDS encoding putative quinol monooxygenase: protein MSISKRITIKATLNNEPHLLELLKGMVAESKKEHGCLAYDLYQQTHNPREFSLMERWESEEDLEAHKQSEHFKYFVLKAPELIEDKSSVELIHHA from the coding sequence ATGTCGATTTCCAAACGAATTACGATAAAAGCAACGCTGAATAACGAACCTCATTTGCTCGAGCTACTGAAAGGTATGGTTGCCGAATCAAAGAAGGAACACGGATGTCTTGCCTATGACCTCTATCAACAAACACATAACCCACGAGAGTTCTCTCTGATGGAAAGATGGGAGAGTGAAGAGGATCTGGAAGCCCATAAACAGAGTGAACATTTTAAATATTTCGTTCTAAAAGCACCGGAGTTGATCGAAGATAAATCCTCGGTGGAGTTGATTCATCACGCATAG
- a CDS encoding metallophosphoesterase family protein, with amino-acid sequence MSLHLIPASRRRFVQASLATAAVTLGCPWLMAATDESADQSADYWALLADTHIAANKDAVSRGVNMFDNLNKIIDELLAEENKPLGVIINGDCARLRGRPGDYATLRIALDRITAAGLPIHMTMGNHDDRDPFYAAFKKQKPDAALVDGKHVAIVPGRHANLFLVDSLNIVNEVSGKLGETQLQWLAKSLAEHRDKTAIVIGHHNPQFLPEGSTAEGSGLSDTAKFIDVLHSQPHVQAYFYGHTHNWNRNKTSGGVHLINQPPCAYVFNAKHPNGWVRLKVQDESLAVELRALNKQHTQHGESHTLEHRFAAVS; translated from the coding sequence ATGTCGCTGCATCTGATCCCCGCTTCTCGAAGACGATTTGTTCAAGCATCGCTAGCCACCGCTGCGGTCACGTTGGGATGTCCATGGCTCATGGCGGCGACGGATGAATCTGCTGATCAATCTGCCGATTACTGGGCACTGTTGGCCGACACGCACATCGCCGCCAACAAGGATGCGGTCTCTCGTGGCGTGAACATGTTCGACAACTTAAATAAAATCATCGACGAACTGCTGGCTGAAGAAAACAAACCGCTTGGCGTGATCATCAATGGCGACTGTGCCCGTTTAAGGGGACGGCCAGGTGACTACGCCACGTTGCGAATAGCTCTCGATCGAATAACGGCAGCGGGTTTGCCCATACACATGACGATGGGTAACCACGATGATCGCGATCCGTTCTACGCTGCGTTCAAAAAACAGAAACCCGATGCTGCGTTGGTCGACGGAAAACACGTCGCAATCGTGCCAGGACGCCACGCTAATTTGTTTTTGGTGGATTCGCTGAACATTGTCAATGAAGTCTCTGGCAAACTTGGTGAGACGCAGTTGCAGTGGCTTGCCAAGTCGTTAGCCGAACACCGTGACAAAACCGCGATCGTCATCGGCCACCACAATCCGCAGTTTCTGCCGGAAGGTTCAACGGCAGAAGGAAGTGGCTTGTCGGACACGGCGAAGTTTATCGATGTGTTGCATTCACAGCCGCACGTTCAAGCGTATTTCTACGGTCACACGCATAACTGGAATCGGAACAAAACATCAGGTGGCGTTCACTTGATCAACCAACCGCCCTGTGCATACGTCTTCAACGCCAAACACCCAAACGGATGGGTGCGACTAAAAGTCCAAGATGAATCGCTCGCGGTTGAACTGCGAGCATTGAACAAGCAACATACACAGCATGGCGAATCCCACACCTTGGAGCATCGATTCGCGGCAGTCTCTTAA
- a CDS encoding S46 family peptidase, which yields MSCPLKHLAKLDRLTAPNGQRQVQRTHGEPALKRIHDRCRCNRVLTILAMSLLCNIALGEEGMYPMSELQRLDLKERGIELTAAELFNPEAISLVDGVCRVNGCTGSFVSPEGLIITNHHCAYGAIQKASTAEHDYLEDGFQADSRAEEIPAPDYTVRVTEDYRDVSDEVLRVVTANMDFLQRTQAIEKRCKELEAAAEAAQPELRAEVAEMFVGKTYVLFQYTYLKDIRLVFAPPQSIGNFGGEADNWMWPRHTGDFSFMRAYTAPDGSSAPYSPENVPYRPKRSIQVSAEGVVENDAVFLLGYPGRTARHKTAAFLNYEQNTRLPTIVELYNWQIDVMTEAGNQDRGVEIQHASRMRSLANTEKRSRGQLQGLIRADIAATRAAEETKLQAYIEQDAERKRKYGHLLCDIASVYDEIEQAATREILLSQLRSGSRIGAVAYFLFDAAVERTKPDLERESEYMDRNWQQSTQTLLTSLQDIHQPTEAIILAGLLERLKAINADQEIPALAESLADQADLLAYTTRLTQQSRLNDRQFVQSLLDSTPQELQQADDPMLSFIVKLHPLFDEIRRQDKAREGKLSELYGSLIDVKQQYLSANFVPDANATLRFTCGYIRRYSPEDAVIKLPITTLSGVIDKTTGVAPFITPEPVLSKYAQQDFGPFKNEQLGDVPVAILYNTDTTGGNSGSPIFNATGELVGVNFDRCFEATINDFAWDESYSRSIGVDIRYVLWITGIAYGANHLLEEMNVPYRQP from the coding sequence ATGTCTTGCCCATTAAAACACCTCGCCAAGCTCGACCGATTGACCGCCCCGAACGGACAACGGCAAGTGCAACGAACGCACGGCGAACCCGCTCTCAAACGCATCCACGATCGCTGCCGCTGCAATCGGGTTCTGACCATCTTGGCAATGAGCCTGCTGTGCAACATCGCTCTTGGCGAAGAAGGCATGTATCCGATGAGTGAGCTACAGCGACTCGACTTGAAAGAGCGTGGCATCGAATTGACAGCCGCGGAACTCTTCAATCCCGAAGCGATCAGCTTGGTGGACGGCGTTTGCCGCGTGAACGGCTGCACCGGATCTTTTGTATCGCCCGAGGGCTTGATCATCACCAATCATCATTGCGCCTACGGTGCGATCCAAAAGGCAAGCACCGCCGAGCATGACTACCTCGAAGACGGTTTTCAAGCGGACTCGCGAGCCGAAGAAATCCCAGCCCCCGACTACACGGTCCGCGTAACCGAAGACTACCGTGACGTGTCCGACGAGGTGCTGCGTGTGGTGACAGCCAACATGGACTTTTTGCAGCGCACGCAGGCCATCGAAAAACGTTGCAAGGAATTGGAAGCGGCCGCCGAGGCCGCGCAGCCGGAGTTGCGAGCGGAAGTGGCGGAGATGTTCGTCGGCAAGACGTACGTGCTCTTTCAGTACACGTATTTGAAAGACATTCGCCTTGTCTTCGCGCCGCCGCAATCGATTGGCAACTTTGGCGGCGAAGCTGACAACTGGATGTGGCCGCGACACACGGGCGACTTTTCGTTCATGCGGGCTTATACAGCACCCGACGGTAGCAGTGCACCGTACTCACCGGAAAATGTGCCTTACCGACCCAAGCGATCCATTCAGGTCTCAGCCGAAGGCGTGGTAGAAAACGATGCCGTCTTCCTGCTCGGCTACCCGGGCCGTACCGCGCGGCACAAGACGGCTGCGTTTCTAAACTACGAACAGAATACCCGACTGCCGACCATCGTTGAACTTTACAACTGGCAAATTGATGTGATGACGGAAGCCGGCAACCAGGACCGTGGCGTCGAAATTCAACACGCATCGCGTATGCGTTCACTAGCCAACACTGAGAAACGTTCTCGCGGACAACTACAAGGCCTTATCCGGGCCGACATCGCGGCGACGCGAGCAGCCGAGGAAACCAAGCTGCAAGCATACATCGAGCAGGACGCCGAACGAAAACGAAAATATGGACATTTGCTGTGCGACATCGCATCGGTTTACGATGAAATCGAACAGGCAGCGACGCGAGAGATTCTGCTCAGCCAACTCCGCTCGGGCAGCCGCATCGGCGCGGTCGCTTACTTCCTTTTCGACGCAGCCGTCGAGCGAACCAAGCCGGACCTGGAACGCGAAAGCGAGTACATGGATCGCAATTGGCAGCAATCGACGCAGACCTTGCTGACTTCGTTGCAAGATATCCATCAACCGACCGAAGCAATCATCTTGGCTGGTCTGCTCGAACGATTAAAAGCCATCAACGCCGATCAAGAAATTCCAGCGTTAGCGGAATCGTTGGCCGACCAAGCAGACCTGTTGGCGTACACCACTCGCCTGACCCAGCAAAGTCGTTTGAACGATCGCCAGTTCGTGCAATCCTTGCTCGACTCGACGCCACAAGAACTTCAGCAAGCCGACGATCCCATGTTAAGCTTTATCGTCAAACTACATCCGCTGTTCGACGAGATTCGACGCCAGGATAAAGCACGAGAGGGCAAGTTAAGTGAACTCTACGGTTCTCTCATCGATGTCAAACAGCAATACTTGTCGGCCAATTTTGTGCCCGATGCCAACGCGACGCTCCGCTTTACCTGCGGCTACATCCGTCGCTACTCGCCTGAAGACGCGGTCATCAAATTGCCGATCACGACACTCAGCGGTGTTATCGACAAAACCACCGGGGTGGCTCCATTCATCACGCCCGAACCGGTATTGAGCAAATACGCTCAACAAGACTTTGGACCGTTCAAGAACGAACAACTCGGCGATGTCCCCGTCGCAATCCTGTACAACACCGACACCACCGGCGGGAATTCAGGCAGCCCGATTTTTAACGCAACCGGAGAATTGGTGGGCGTCAATTTTGATCGCTGCTTTGAGGCAACCATCAATGATTTCGCTTGGGACGAAAGCTACAGTCGTTCGATCGGTGTCGACATCCGTTACGTGTTGTGGATCACCGGCATCGCTTACGGAGCCAACCACTTGCTGGAAGAAATGAATGTCCCGTATCGGCAGCCGTGA
- a CDS encoding DUF885 domain-containing protein, producing MFSSFLQFVVIIQLAGPLVANAETLQDQKHNPQFEQLTAKYLDEFPAYSPVAATALGDHRFDSQLNEVSEEARTRQAEFCTRYLDQLGQIDPEQLSRANQVDHSLLTHELKGTLWQIETLQEWAWNPLTYTSLAGDAIYGLMARDFAPLPARLGHVADRLEQFPRLFSQIRDTLDPQRVPKIHAETAVKQNRGLLSILDNFVEPHVDQLPDAERQRLRHAITETRAAVQEHQKWLETELLPNAGGDFRLGPKLYDERLTFTLKTPLSRSQVRERAERELVRVRDEMYRVSQQVYQQKYPYTEFPEQPSAEYKQAIIRTCLEMAYQDAPPADEIVETAKKSLQLTTDFVRENELITLPADPVEIIVMPEFQRGVSLAYCDSPGPLDVGLTTYYAVAPLPEDWDEKQIQSFLREYNIRSIHDLTIHEAMPGHFVQLAHANRYPGKLRAVLSSGVFIEGWAVYAEQMMVEEGFLDGDPLMRLINLKWYLRGIGNAIIDQAIHCEGMTRDEAMKLMTEDTFQEEREAAAKWVRAQLTSTQLATYFVGTQEHFDLRRELKEEWGANFDLKKYHDKILSYGSPPTQYVRALALQKPIPRLQ from the coding sequence ATGTTTTCCTCATTCCTGCAATTTGTTGTCATCATCCAATTGGCGGGCCCCTTGGTGGCCAATGCGGAGACGCTTCAGGATCAAAAACACAATCCACAATTCGAACAACTCACGGCAAAGTATCTCGACGAGTTCCCCGCATACTCGCCCGTCGCGGCGACGGCTTTAGGGGACCATCGCTTCGACAGTCAGCTGAACGAAGTGAGCGAGGAAGCCCGAACTCGGCAGGCGGAGTTTTGCACCCGCTATTTGGATCAGCTTGGCCAGATCGACCCAGAGCAATTGTCTCGCGCGAATCAAGTGGATCACTCTCTGTTAACACATGAATTAAAAGGGACGTTGTGGCAAATCGAGACCCTTCAAGAATGGGCTTGGAATCCGCTGACGTACACAAGTCTCGCGGGCGACGCGATCTATGGTTTGATGGCTCGTGACTTTGCCCCACTTCCTGCAAGACTAGGGCACGTTGCAGACCGTCTGGAGCAGTTCCCCCGCTTGTTTAGCCAGATTCGCGACACACTCGATCCTCAGCGTGTACCGAAGATTCATGCGGAGACGGCGGTAAAACAGAATCGCGGATTGTTGAGTATTTTGGACAACTTCGTCGAACCACATGTCGATCAACTTCCGGATGCGGAACGTCAACGACTAAGGCATGCAATCACCGAGACTCGCGCGGCAGTGCAGGAGCATCAGAAGTGGCTCGAGACCGAACTACTACCCAACGCAGGTGGCGATTTTCGTCTGGGCCCGAAACTGTATGATGAGAGACTCACCTTTACCCTTAAGACCCCCTTGAGCCGAAGTCAGGTCCGAGAGCGGGCCGAACGGGAACTCGTCCGAGTACGCGACGAGATGTACCGCGTGTCCCAGCAGGTCTACCAACAGAAATATCCCTACACCGAATTTCCGGAACAGCCTTCCGCCGAGTACAAACAGGCCATTATTCGAACCTGCCTCGAAATGGCTTACCAGGATGCGCCTCCAGCCGACGAGATCGTCGAGACGGCCAAAAAATCCTTGCAACTGACAACGGATTTCGTACGAGAAAACGAGCTGATCACGTTGCCAGCCGATCCCGTTGAAATCATCGTCATGCCCGAGTTTCAGCGAGGCGTCTCATTGGCTTACTGTGATTCCCCTGGACCGCTAGACGTTGGGCTCACCACGTACTACGCCGTGGCCCCACTCCCAGAGGATTGGGATGAAAAACAAATCCAATCTTTCCTGCGGGAATACAACATTCGGTCCATTCACGATTTGACCATCCATGAGGCCATGCCGGGGCACTTCGTCCAATTGGCCCATGCCAACCGCTACCCAGGCAAGCTGCGGGCCGTACTGTCTTCGGGAGTCTTCATCGAAGGCTGGGCTGTCTATGCCGAACAAATGATGGTTGAGGAAGGCTTTCTCGACGGTGACCCTTTGATGCGTTTGATCAATCTAAAATGGTACCTTCGCGGCATCGGTAACGCGATTATCGACCAGGCGATCCATTGCGAGGGAATGACACGCGACGAGGCGATGAAATTGATGACAGAGGACACGTTCCAGGAGGAACGCGAGGCAGCGGCTAAATGGGTACGGGCCCAACTCACCTCCACACAACTGGCTACCTATTTCGTCGGTACCCAAGAACATTTCGATCTAAGACGCGAGCTCAAAGAGGAGTGGGGAGCCAACTTCGATTTAAAAAAATATCACGACAAGATTCTCTCCTATGGCTCGCCACCCACTCAGTACGTGCGAGCGTTGGCGTTGCAGAAACCGATTCCCCGCTTGCAGTGA